A genomic region of Mesorhizobium sp. NZP2077 contains the following coding sequences:
- a CDS encoding MurR/RpiR family transcriptional regulator, with product MDERVPRDFETLRATILDRRESLPKRIAQIAAYALDNPDDIAFGTAASIAASAGVQPSTLIRFAQQLGFDGFTSLQQVFRERLRERNSSYDERLQALRVKAEGGAGHRAIFDGFVAAASTSLNDISRTLDDAHLEDAISLLAKAQTIYVLAKRRSYPVASYIAYALGKLKIRNQLIESAAGLNAEMIGFATPVDAVIAISFSPYAPATIEEARTISEQGVPIVAITDSSFSPLAQFAKVWFEVAEADFAGFRSLSATMALAMALTVGVGEKRRDATRKRKD from the coding sequence ATGGACGAACGGGTACCTCGCGACTTCGAGACGCTGCGCGCCACCATCCTCGATCGGCGCGAAAGCCTGCCCAAACGCATCGCCCAGATCGCCGCCTATGCGCTCGACAATCCCGACGACATCGCCTTCGGCACCGCCGCCAGCATCGCCGCCTCGGCCGGCGTGCAGCCGTCGACCCTGATCCGCTTTGCCCAGCAGCTTGGCTTCGACGGCTTCACCAGCTTGCAACAGGTGTTTCGCGAGCGGCTGCGCGAGCGCAACTCATCCTATGACGAACGGTTGCAGGCGCTGCGCGTCAAGGCCGAGGGCGGCGCCGGTCATCGTGCCATCTTCGACGGCTTCGTCGCCGCCGCCAGCACCTCGCTCAACGACATTTCCCGCACGCTGGACGATGCGCATCTGGAAGATGCGATTTCGCTGCTGGCAAAGGCGCAGACCATCTATGTCTTGGCCAAGCGGCGCTCCTATCCGGTGGCGTCCTACATCGCCTATGCGCTAGGCAAGTTGAAGATCCGCAACCAGTTGATCGAATCGGCCGCCGGGCTGAATGCCGAGATGATCGGTTTCGCCACACCGGTGGACGCCGTCATCGCCATCAGCTTCTCGCCCTATGCGCCGGCCACCATCGAGGAAGCACGCACCATTTCGGAACAGGGCGTGCCGATCGTTGCCATCACCGACAGCTCGTTTTCGCCGCTTGCCCAGTTCGCCAAGGTCTGGTTTGAGGTTGCCGAGGCTGACTTCGCCGGCTTCCGTTCGCTGTCGGCAACGATGGCGCTGGCCATGGCGCTGACCGTCGGCGTCGGCGAGAAACGGCGCGACGCTACCCGCAAGCGCAAAGACTGA
- a CDS encoding YafY family protein has protein sequence MRKASRLFEIIQILRLARQPVTAAMIAERLEVTIRSIYRDIAALQAMRVPIEGGRGIGYILRPGFDLPPLMFSIEEMEAIVLSLALLERTGDDELKQAAKRVSAKIAGAVPPPLRQTFEANALHAWGFSAPSAGTIDLALVRRAIRDEEKLDLSYRDEMGRTSERLIRPIALIYYAETANIVAWCELRQAIRNFRSDRIEDCQPTGLRFKGEGDRLRQVWVNGWEANAAAGG, from the coding sequence ATGCGCAAAGCGTCACGCCTGTTCGAGATCATACAGATCCTGCGGTTGGCAAGGCAGCCGGTGACGGCGGCCATGATCGCCGAGCGGCTGGAAGTGACGATACGGTCGATCTATCGCGATATTGCTGCCCTGCAGGCGATGCGCGTGCCGATCGAAGGCGGGCGCGGCATCGGCTATATATTGCGCCCTGGCTTCGACCTGCCGCCGCTGATGTTTTCGATCGAGGAGATGGAGGCGATCGTGCTGTCGCTGGCGCTGCTAGAGCGCACGGGCGACGACGAGCTCAAGCAGGCGGCCAAGCGGGTCAGCGCCAAGATCGCCGGCGCCGTGCCGCCGCCTTTGCGCCAGACATTCGAAGCCAATGCGCTGCATGCTTGGGGTTTTTCCGCGCCTTCGGCCGGCACGATCGACCTGGCGCTTGTGCGCCGCGCCATCCGCGACGAGGAGAAGCTCGACCTTTCCTATCGCGACGAGATGGGCCGAACCTCCGAGCGCCTCATCCGCCCGATCGCGCTCATCTACTACGCCGAGACCGCCAACATCGTCGCTTGGTGCGAGTTGCGGCAAGCCATCCGCAATTTCCGCAGCGACCGCATCGAGGATTGCCAGCCGACCGGGCTACGCTTCAAGGGCGAAGGCGATCGCTTGCGGCAGGTCTGGGTGAACGGCTGGGAGGCGAACGCCGCTGCCGGTGGTTGA
- the iolG gene encoding inositol 2-dehydrogenase, protein MTVRFALLGAGRIGKVHARAVGSNPQAKLVAVADAFEKAAKELASAYGAAVRTIDAIEKSADIDAVVICTPTDTHADLIERFAKAGKAIFCEKPIDLSVKRVEKCLAVVEKAKATLMVGFNRRFDPHFAAVRKAIDDGAIGTVEMVTITSRDPGPPPLDYIARSGGIFRDMTIHDFDMARFLLGEEPVAVSAHASVLVDKKIGEAGDFDSVSVILETASGKQAVISNSRRATYGYDQRIEVHGSKGMIAAENQRPVSIELANEKGYTRPPLHDFFMTRYLDAYALEIAAFITAATSGKKAAPSGADGLVALKLADAALKSATTGKTVRLDK, encoded by the coding sequence ATGACTGTTCGCTTCGCCCTCCTCGGTGCCGGCCGCATCGGCAAGGTCCATGCCCGCGCCGTCGGTTCAAACCCGCAGGCCAAACTGGTTGCCGTTGCCGACGCCTTCGAGAAGGCGGCAAAGGAACTGGCATCGGCCTATGGCGCCGCGGTGCGCACCATCGACGCCATCGAGAAATCCGCGGATATCGACGCCGTCGTCATCTGCACACCGACCGACACCCATGCCGATCTGATCGAGCGCTTCGCCAAGGCCGGCAAGGCGATCTTCTGCGAGAAGCCGATCGACCTGAGCGTAAAGCGTGTGGAAAAATGCCTGGCCGTGGTCGAGAAGGCCAAGGCGACGCTGATGGTCGGTTTCAACAGGCGCTTCGACCCGCATTTCGCCGCCGTGCGCAAGGCGATCGACGACGGCGCGATCGGCACCGTCGAGATGGTCACCATCACTTCGCGCGATCCCGGCCCGCCGCCGCTGGACTATATCGCCCGCTCGGGCGGCATTTTCCGCGACATGACCATCCACGATTTCGACATGGCGCGCTTCCTGCTCGGCGAGGAGCCGGTGGCGGTCAGCGCGCATGCCTCGGTGCTGGTCGACAAGAAGATCGGCGAGGCCGGCGATTTCGACTCGGTCAGCGTCATCCTCGAAACCGCTTCCGGCAAGCAGGCCGTCATCTCCAACTCGCGCCGCGCCACCTACGGCTACGACCAGCGCATCGAGGTGCATGGCTCGAAGGGCATGATAGCTGCCGAAAACCAGCGGCCGGTATCGATCGAACTGGCCAACGAGAAGGGCTATACGCGCCCGCCGCTGCACGACTTCTTCATGACCCGCTATCTCGACGCCTATGCCCTTGAAATCGCTGCCTTCATCACCGCAGCAACCTCCGGCAAGAAGGCGGCACCGAGCGGCGCGGATGGGCTCGTGGCGCTGAAGCTGGCGGATGCGGCGCTGAAGTCGGCGACCACGGGCAAGACCGTCCGTCTCGACAAGTAA
- a CDS encoding SDR family oxidoreductase, protein MSASADRNSQTRAIVTGGAQGIGFAVAEALADEGCRALALLGRSQEKGDKAVAHFKKAGVDAIFISADVSKVADCKRAVATALSHFGTLNALVNAAATSARGSLVETSEELFDQIFDTNVRGPFFLMQGLVAHLLERKAPGSIVNVLSMSAHAGQSFLTPYSTSKGALMTLTKNVASSYRKNRIRCNAVLPGWMDTEGEAIVQKKWHDAPDDWLEKAEAAQPMGQLVKPAQLARLISYMISPQAGVMTGSLVDYDQNIAGVVGE, encoded by the coding sequence ATGAGCGCATCAGCCGATCGCAATTCACAGACACGCGCCATCGTTACCGGCGGCGCGCAAGGTATCGGCTTTGCAGTCGCCGAGGCGCTGGCCGACGAGGGCTGCCGCGCACTGGCGCTCCTCGGCCGCTCGCAGGAGAAGGGCGACAAGGCTGTCGCTCACTTCAAGAAAGCCGGCGTCGACGCCATCTTCATCAGCGCCGACGTTTCAAAGGTGGCCGACTGCAAGCGCGCGGTAGCGACAGCACTCTCGCATTTCGGCACCCTCAACGCGCTGGTCAATGCCGCCGCCACGTCGGCGCGCGGGTCGCTGGTCGAAACGTCGGAAGAGCTTTTCGACCAGATCTTCGACACCAATGTGCGCGGACCCTTCTTCCTGATGCAGGGGCTGGTCGCCCATCTGCTGGAGCGCAAGGCGCCGGGCTCGATCGTCAACGTGCTGTCGATGTCGGCGCATGCCGGCCAGTCCTTCCTGACGCCCTATTCAACCAGCAAGGGCGCGCTGATGACGCTGACCAAGAATGTCGCCAGCTCGTACCGGAAGAACCGCATCCGCTGCAATGCCGTGCTGCCCGGCTGGATGGACACCGAAGGTGAGGCGATCGTGCAGAAGAAATGGCACGATGCGCCGGATGACTGGCTGGAAAAGGCCGAGGCCGCGCAACCGATGGGCCAGTTGGTGAAGCCGGCACAACTCGCCCGGCTGATCAGCTACATGATCAGCCCGCAGGCCGGCGTCATGACCGGGTCGCTGGTCGACTACGACCAGAACATTGCCGGGGTGGTCGGCGAGTAG
- a CDS encoding 3-deoxy-7-phosphoheptulonate synthase, with the protein MLTTTDDLRVKEIRELSTPDQVMREIPRTLTATRTVSASRNAIHAILNGTDDRLLVVVGPCSIHDPVAAVDYASRLAALRETLSDRLEIVMRVYFEKPRTTVGWKGLINDPDLDGSFNIDKGLRMARNVLSAVNNLGLPAATEFLDMTTPQYIADLVAWGAIGARTTESQIHRELASGLSCPVGFKNGTDGNLRIAAEAVKSAAQPHHFMAVTKGGRSGIATTTGNEDCHVILRGGVQPNYDAASVEAASVELAHIGVAPRLMIDVSHANSAKKPENQPMVAADVAGQVAAGDERIIGLMIESNLVAGRQDVVPGKPLVYGQSITDGCIDWATTETVLHGLAGAVEWRRSARRAMLESRQGAA; encoded by the coding sequence GTGTTGACCACCACAGACGACCTTCGGGTCAAGGAAATCCGAGAACTGAGTACACCGGATCAGGTGATGCGGGAGATCCCGCGCACGCTGACGGCAACGCGCACCGTGAGCGCGTCACGCAACGCCATCCACGCCATCCTGAACGGAACCGACGACCGGCTGCTCGTCGTCGTCGGGCCCTGTTCGATCCACGATCCGGTCGCGGCCGTCGACTATGCCAGCCGTCTGGCGGCGCTGCGCGAGACCCTGTCCGACCGGCTCGAGATCGTGATGCGCGTTTATTTCGAGAAGCCGCGCACCACGGTAGGCTGGAAGGGCCTGATCAACGATCCCGATCTTGACGGCAGCTTCAACATCGACAAGGGGCTGCGGATGGCGCGCAACGTGCTGTCGGCGGTCAACAATCTCGGCCTGCCGGCGGCAACTGAGTTCCTCGACATGACGACGCCGCAATACATTGCCGACCTTGTCGCCTGGGGCGCCATTGGCGCGCGCACCACCGAGAGCCAGATCCATCGCGAACTGGCCTCGGGCCTATCCTGCCCGGTCGGCTTCAAGAACGGTACAGACGGCAATCTCAGGATCGCCGCCGAGGCGGTGAAATCCGCCGCCCAGCCGCATCATTTCATGGCGGTGACCAAGGGCGGACGCAGCGGCATCGCAACGACGACCGGCAATGAGGACTGCCATGTCATCCTGCGCGGCGGTGTTCAGCCCAATTATGACGCGGCAAGCGTCGAAGCCGCATCTGTGGAACTCGCCCATATCGGTGTCGCGCCTCGGCTGATGATCGATGTCAGCCACGCCAACTCAGCCAAGAAGCCCGAGAACCAGCCCATGGTCGCGGCCGACGTGGCGGGCCAGGTGGCGGCGGGCGACGAGCGCATCATCGGCCTCATGATCGAGAGCAATCTCGTTGCCGGCCGGCAGGACGTGGTGCCCGGCAAGCCGCTCGTCTACGGCCAGAGCATCACCGATGGCTGCATCGACTGGGCGACCACCGAGACCGTGCTGCACGGCCTTGCCGGGGCCGTCGAATGGCGCCGCTCAGCGCGCCGCGCCATGCTGGAAAGCCGGCAGGGCGCCGCCTGA
- a CDS encoding ABC transporter permease has translation MSQTSHGVGGVSYDAKKRTWPAEFNVFLALVILVVIFEVIGRLFLGDSFLFNTRSDVSGIFNEARLQIIILQVSIVGIIAIGVTQVIICGGIDLSSGSIVGATAMIAMSFAQVATVNGNPNPKAMFLAQGWTDLPVIVPVLVAIGCGLFAGLVNGALIAYTRIPPFIATLGMMVTARGIAKWWSKGQPISFPTDGFAAIGKGLMPVIIFLSLAILFQLIMTYTRYGKHCYAIGSNEDAARMSGIKIANHKILVYVIAGILAALAAVVLSSKNLTAQSGMGVMYELDAIAMAVIGGVSLSGGRGSIVGTVIGSLIFGVIISGFTFLRLDAYYQEMVKGVIIVGAVVLDQWRQRLRALRA, from the coding sequence TTGTCACAGACATCCCATGGCGTCGGCGGGGTCAGCTATGACGCAAAGAAGCGGACATGGCCGGCCGAGTTCAACGTTTTCCTGGCGCTCGTCATCCTCGTCGTCATCTTCGAAGTCATCGGCCGCCTCTTTCTCGGCGACTCCTTCCTGTTCAACACCCGCAGCGACGTCTCCGGCATCTTCAACGAGGCGCGCCTGCAGATCATCATCCTGCAAGTGTCGATCGTCGGCATCATCGCTATCGGCGTCACGCAGGTGATCATTTGCGGCGGCATCGACCTATCCTCCGGCTCCATCGTCGGCGCCACCGCGATGATCGCCATGAGTTTCGCCCAGGTGGCGACCGTCAACGGCAATCCCAACCCCAAGGCGATGTTCCTGGCGCAAGGCTGGACCGACCTGCCGGTCATCGTGCCGGTGCTGGTGGCGATCGGCTGCGGCCTGTTCGCCGGCCTGGTCAACGGCGCCTTGATTGCCTACACGCGCATTCCGCCGTTCATCGCCACGCTCGGCATGATGGTGACCGCGCGCGGCATTGCCAAATGGTGGTCGAAGGGCCAGCCTATCTCGTTTCCCACCGACGGTTTCGCTGCGATCGGCAAAGGCCTGATGCCCGTCATCATCTTTCTGTCGCTGGCGATCCTGTTCCAGCTGATCATGACCTACACCAGGTACGGCAAGCATTGTTACGCGATCGGCTCCAACGAGGATGCCGCGCGCATGTCCGGCATCAAGATCGCCAATCACAAGATCCTCGTCTACGTCATCGCCGGCATACTCGCCGCGCTTGCCGCGGTGGTGCTCTCTTCCAAGAATCTCACCGCGCAATCCGGCATGGGCGTGATGTATGAACTCGACGCCATCGCCATGGCGGTCATCGGCGGCGTCTCGCTGTCGGGCGGCCGCGGCTCGATCGTCGGCACGGTGATCGGCTCGCTGATCTTCGGCGTCATCATCTCCGGCTTCACCTTCCTGCGCCTCGACGCCTACTACCAGGAGATGGTCAAGGGCGTGATCATTGTCGGCGCCGTCGTTCTCGACCAGTGGCGCCAACGCCTGCGGGCATTGAGGGCTTGA
- a CDS encoding LysE family translocator translates to MGYAENLWLFFILLFGIIVVPGMDMLFVLANALTGGRDRGLAATGGIMVGGMVHTLNGAIGVGLLMHFVPILFKPLLIAGAAYMAFIGIMLMRSSITVGEGGPAGSRSAWKAFRQGLVTCLINPKAYLFVLAVYPQFLKPDYGPIWMQATVMGMMTVLTQAAIYGGLAITAGRSRNLLIANPRATTLAGRAAGLLLFAVAVFTAWEGLRAA, encoded by the coding sequence ATGGGTTATGCGGAAAATCTCTGGCTTTTCTTTATCCTGCTGTTCGGCATCATCGTCGTTCCGGGCATGGACATGCTGTTCGTGCTTGCCAATGCGCTGACCGGCGGACGCGACAGGGGCCTGGCCGCGACCGGCGGCATCATGGTCGGTGGCATGGTGCACACGCTGAACGGCGCCATCGGCGTCGGCCTGCTGATGCATTTCGTGCCGATCCTGTTCAAGCCGCTGCTGATCGCCGGCGCCGCCTACATGGCCTTCATCGGCATCATGCTGATGCGCAGTTCCATCACTGTTGGCGAGGGCGGACCCGCCGGCAGCCGCTCCGCATGGAAGGCGTTTCGACAAGGACTCGTAACCTGCCTGATCAATCCCAAGGCATACTTGTTCGTGCTTGCCGTCTATCCGCAGTTCCTGAAGCCGGACTACGGCCCGATCTGGATGCAAGCGACTGTCATGGGCATGATGACGGTCCTGACCCAGGCCGCGATCTATGGTGGGCTCGCGATCACAGCCGGCCGCAGCCGCAATCTTTTGATCGCCAATCCGCGGGCGACCACTCTTGCCGGCCGCGCGGCCGGACTGCTGCTCTTTGCGGTTGCCGTATTTACCGCCTGGGAGGGACTGAGGGCGGCGTAG
- a CDS encoding ATP-binding cassette domain-containing protein produces MSDIVLKTENLTKRYGGVHALEGANFELRKGEHVAIMGDNGAGKSTFVRQITAVEQRTSGQIWFDGKEVNFAGPIEARTAGIETVFQNLALADDLDVPSNLFLGREKVLFNLGPFSILDRKYMRKATEAALIRTAVKIPNLSNTIRHMSGGQRQCVAIARTATFASKLIIMDEPTAALGVQETAQVENIIRTLKDNGEPLILISHNMRQVFDLCDRIVVFRRGRIVANLRKENTDGQDIVSYITGAKTGEAELAA; encoded by the coding sequence ATGTCAGACATTGTCCTGAAGACCGAAAACCTGACCAAGCGCTATGGCGGCGTGCATGCGCTGGAAGGCGCCAACTTCGAGCTGCGCAAGGGCGAGCATGTCGCCATCATGGGCGACAACGGTGCCGGCAAATCGACCTTCGTGCGCCAGATCACCGCTGTCGAACAACGCACGAGCGGCCAGATCTGGTTTGACGGCAAGGAAGTGAATTTTGCCGGGCCTATCGAGGCCCGCACGGCGGGCATCGAGACCGTGTTCCAGAACCTGGCGCTGGCCGACGACCTCGACGTGCCGTCGAACCTGTTCCTCGGCCGCGAAAAGGTGCTGTTCAATCTCGGCCCATTCTCGATCCTCGACCGCAAATACATGCGCAAGGCGACCGAAGCGGCGCTGATCCGCACGGCGGTGAAGATCCCCAACCTGTCCAACACCATCCGTCACATGTCGGGCGGCCAGCGGCAGTGCGTGGCGATCGCCAGGACGGCAACCTTCGCCTCCAAGCTGATCATCATGGACGAGCCGACGGCGGCGCTCGGCGTGCAGGAGACGGCGCAGGTCGAAAACATCATCCGCACACTGAAAGACAATGGCGAGCCGCTGATCCTGATCAGCCACAATATGCGCCAGGTGTTCGACCTTTGCGATCGCATCGTCGTCTTCCGGCGCGGCCGCATCGTCGCCAATCTGCGCAAGGAGAACACCGACGGCCAGGATATCGTCTCCTACATCACCGGCGCCAAGACCGGAGAGGCGGAACTCGCGGCTTGA
- a CDS encoding Gfo/Idh/MocA family oxidoreductase → MVGVGLIGTGFMGKCHAIAWSAVGAVFPDVAKPRLVHLGEVNEELAQRKAGEFGFAKASGDWRAVVNDPEVDIVSLTTPNQFHPEMAIAILEAGKHLWCEKPMAPSFAEAEAMAAAAKKSGKIAALGYNYIQSPAIRHIGALLDQKIIGEVNHLRIEMDEDFMADPEALFFWKHEAASGYGALDDFAVHPLSLVSALFGRVASVICDMAKPYADRKVAGGGRRAVETYDIASVLMHLENGIAGTLLVNRSAWGRKGRIAIQIFGSKGSILFDQERMNEIQLYVTSDRPTEQGYRTILVAPHHKPYDAFLPAPGHGLGFNDLKIIECHELLTRLAGRPARLIEFAEGLEIERTVHAMARSFEDKRWVDVR, encoded by the coding sequence ATGGTCGGCGTAGGTCTTATCGGCACGGGCTTCATGGGCAAATGCCACGCTATCGCATGGAGCGCCGTCGGCGCCGTCTTTCCCGACGTCGCCAAGCCAAGGCTCGTCCATCTCGGCGAGGTCAACGAAGAGTTGGCCCAGCGCAAGGCCGGCGAGTTCGGCTTCGCCAAGGCGTCCGGCGACTGGCGTGCCGTCGTCAACGACCCGGAGGTCGACATCGTCTCGCTGACCACACCAAACCAATTTCATCCGGAAATGGCCATCGCCATTCTCGAAGCCGGCAAGCATCTGTGGTGCGAAAAGCCGATGGCGCCGAGCTTTGCCGAAGCCGAGGCGATGGCGGCGGCAGCCAAAAAGTCCGGCAAGATCGCAGCCCTTGGCTACAATTACATCCAGAGCCCGGCCATCCGCCACATCGGCGCGCTGCTCGACCAGAAGATCATCGGCGAGGTCAACCATCTGCGCATCGAGATGGACGAGGATTTCATGGCCGACCCCGAGGCGCTGTTCTTCTGGAAGCACGAGGCCGCTTCCGGTTATGGCGCGCTCGACGATTTCGCCGTCCATCCGCTGTCGCTGGTCTCGGCCCTGTTCGGCCGCGTCGCCAGCGTCATCTGCGACATGGCCAAGCCCTATGCCGACCGCAAGGTGGCTGGCGGCGGCCGCCGCGCGGTCGAGACCTATGATATCGCCAGCGTCTTGATGCATCTGGAAAACGGCATTGCCGGCACACTGCTGGTCAACCGCTCGGCCTGGGGCCGCAAGGGCCGCATCGCCATCCAGATCTTTGGCTCCAAGGGGTCGATCCTGTTCGACCAGGAGCGGATGAATGAAATCCAGCTCTATGTCACGTCAGATCGCCCGACCGAACAGGGCTACCGCACCATATTGGTGGCGCCGCACCACAAGCCCTACGACGCCTTCCTGCCGGCACCCGGGCACGGTCTCGGCTTCAACGACCTCAAGATCATCGAGTGTCACGAATTGCTGACGCGGCTTGCCGGCAGACCGGCGCGGCTGATCGAGTTCGCCGAGGGGCTGGAGATCGAGCGCACCGTGCACGCAATGGCGCGCTCCTTCGAGGACAAGCGCTGGGTGGATGTGCGGTAA
- a CDS encoding sugar ABC transporter substrate-binding protein, with product MKKLLLGVAFAALMSSSAMAAKIGVSMAKFDDNFLTVLRNGMIAQAKGISGVELQVEDAQNDVAKQLDQIKNFAASGVDAIIVNPVDTSATQAMSDAAAAAKIPLVYVNRQPVNVDTLPANQAFVASNEADSGTLETKEVCRLFKEAGKKEANVYVIMGELSNQAAVQRTKDIEEVIATPDCSFIKIIDKQTSNWNRDEAQNLMTNWLSTGKKFDGVIANNDESAIGAIQAMKAANIDMKTVVVGGVDATQDALVAMQAGDLDATVFQDAAGQGAGALDAALKLAKGEKVDHKVYIPFQLVTPANIAKFLKKN from the coding sequence ATGAAGAAACTGCTTTTGGGCGTCGCTTTCGCGGCGCTGATGAGTTCATCGGCCATGGCCGCCAAGATCGGCGTGTCGATGGCCAAGTTCGACGACAACTTCCTCACCGTGCTGCGCAACGGCATGATCGCGCAGGCCAAGGGCATAAGCGGCGTTGAGCTGCAGGTCGAAGACGCGCAGAACGACGTTGCCAAGCAACTCGACCAGATCAAGAATTTCGCCGCTTCGGGCGTCGACGCGATCATCGTCAATCCGGTCGACACTTCGGCCACGCAGGCGATGTCGGACGCTGCCGCTGCCGCCAAGATCCCGCTGGTCTACGTCAATCGCCAACCGGTCAATGTCGACACGCTGCCGGCCAACCAGGCCTTCGTCGCCTCGAACGAAGCCGATTCCGGCACGCTCGAGACCAAGGAAGTCTGCCGCCTGTTCAAGGAAGCCGGCAAGAAGGAAGCCAATGTCTATGTGATCATGGGCGAGCTTTCCAATCAGGCAGCCGTGCAGCGCACCAAGGACATCGAAGAGGTGATCGCCACGCCGGATTGCAGCTTCATCAAGATCATCGACAAGCAGACGTCGAACTGGAACCGCGACGAAGCGCAGAACCTGATGACCAACTGGCTGTCGACGGGCAAGAAGTTCGATGGCGTTATCGCCAACAATGACGAAAGCGCCATCGGCGCCATCCAGGCGATGAAGGCCGCCAACATCGACATGAAGACTGTTGTCGTCGGCGGTGTCGACGCCACCCAGGACGCGCTGGTGGCAATGCAAGCGGGCGATCTTGACGCGACCGTGTTCCAGGACGCGGCCGGCCAAGGCGCGGGCGCTCTGGATGCAGCGCTCAAGCTGGCCAAGGGCGAGAAGGTCGACCACAAGGTCTACATTCCCTTCCAACTGGTCACACCGGCGAACATCGCCAAGTTCCTGAAGAAGAACTGA